A window of the Isosphaera pallida ATCC 43644 genome harbors these coding sequences:
- a CDS encoding M1 family metallopeptidase, whose translation MVVWALTLALAGIQTAHATTFQPSSNLPLEIPDRLPVYHLKARLDPVAGRLDAVQKVRFVNRTSRATRELVFHVYPRYIPPNRGTGLLVKTFEFLRVDPDIGFDRRGDRITFQRVAVNGQPVPFGFNDDARQEPDDPAHRHKLHPPHHAAEPINDGTLMSIALPEPLEPHAAVVVELAWTLDLPNTWGRWGRWEGVTTLANWYPVLAVLEESGWDRSPFVPWHQPWYQEAAWYEVELTLPSDHVVASTGTIVERCDEADGWQTLTLRTTRNPARDFALTASARYITLEGQAGRIAVKVHVLPGREANGQRALQSALEVLPLYEQWFGPYFDDEFEIANAFFGWNGNECAGLVLLDDRVFRMPGMLAPYLDHLVTHETCHQWWWNVVGTHGYAETFMDEGFVNALTQIRLTAKNGGSNSSLIEWPAGFKWLPVVGRRDYRLSGHYGWRARGGGPAPVIQNMTEMGNLETLFTLAYDRGGMVVDQIRNRMGDDAFFELLRRIYRRYAFRILRYDDFKRELDAFDPLGDWPTFLEAWLRYDAQTDWGIDEVTHRSAEVPGTGTVVEVVIHQHGSIAEPTVVTTWVGPHTLTVPILPERGDYAVPGAEVRRLDGQRWRISLTAPGPPDQVEIDPDRVLLDANPDNNAWKTLWVVRLTPAVTPLEGSNLFLPYDRPALVAGPFVDQYGRLGIKAELHRAHRYSLGGFTGLQPIQSRFVSGAVGELNLPFAPGWALRGFYEQGLFNGFWFNGDDIHDGGAVTLRRTLLEKSSLLQDDVGILDFYYGFGNEFWLGDSSRPIRSRLAALGARLRFDLRFPYWDPESGDLIEVSGEWGDRALGSNRDYRRVAGEWATIHRPPESWGSWHRTRLALRLAGGYAWPEDVFAFRLGGGDRHRALNLDQAEGNAFWLGTVEWRLPIGPDWDADAFDGVATLQRTSAVVFYDVGGVAFGGGWSRTLHGVGAGLRADVRLMSFLERGVLRLDLAQPIGIGQGPVLWLGFSQAF comes from the coding sequence GTGGTTGTCTGGGCGTTGACGCTTGCGCTGGCGGGGATCCAAACAGCCCACGCCACCACGTTCCAGCCTTCCTCCAACCTCCCTTTGGAAATTCCCGACAGACTGCCGGTCTATCACTTGAAAGCGCGACTCGATCCGGTGGCGGGGCGTCTCGACGCGGTTCAAAAGGTTCGATTCGTCAATCGCACGAGTCGCGCGACCCGGGAATTGGTCTTTCACGTTTATCCCCGTTACATCCCCCCCAATCGCGGCACAGGGTTGCTGGTCAAAACCTTCGAGTTCCTGCGGGTCGATCCCGACATCGGCTTTGATCGCCGCGGCGATCGGATCACCTTCCAGCGGGTTGCGGTCAACGGCCAACCCGTGCCGTTCGGCTTCAACGACGACGCCCGCCAAGAGCCCGATGACCCCGCCCATCGTCACAAGCTCCACCCCCCCCACCATGCCGCCGAGCCCATCAACGACGGCACGCTGATGAGCATCGCGCTACCGGAGCCTTTGGAACCGCACGCCGCGGTCGTGGTCGAACTCGCCTGGACGCTGGACCTTCCCAACACCTGGGGACGCTGGGGACGCTGGGAGGGCGTGACTACCCTGGCCAACTGGTATCCCGTGCTGGCGGTTCTTGAGGAAAGCGGGTGGGATCGTTCGCCGTTTGTGCCGTGGCATCAACCGTGGTATCAAGAAGCGGCTTGGTACGAAGTCGAACTGACCTTGCCGAGCGATCATGTCGTCGCTTCGACCGGCACCATCGTCGAACGTTGCGATGAGGCGGATGGTTGGCAGACGTTGACGCTGCGCACCACCCGCAACCCGGCCCGCGACTTTGCTCTAACCGCCTCGGCCCGCTACATCACGCTGGAGGGACAAGCCGGGCGGATTGCCGTCAAGGTGCATGTGTTGCCTGGTCGAGAGGCCAACGGCCAACGCGCCTTGCAATCCGCTTTGGAAGTCCTACCACTTTATGAACAATGGTTTGGACCCTACTTCGACGATGAGTTCGAGATTGCCAACGCCTTTTTCGGCTGGAACGGCAACGAATGCGCCGGCCTCGTCCTGCTGGACGACCGGGTGTTTCGGATGCCGGGGATGCTGGCCCCTTACCTCGATCACCTGGTCACCCACGAGACTTGTCATCAATGGTGGTGGAACGTGGTCGGCACCCACGGTTACGCCGAAACCTTCATGGACGAAGGGTTTGTCAATGCGTTGACCCAAATTCGTCTGACCGCCAAAAACGGTGGTTCCAACTCGTCGTTGATTGAGTGGCCCGCGGGTTTCAAGTGGTTGCCCGTGGTGGGGCGGCGCGACTATCGGCTGAGCGGCCACTATGGTTGGCGGGCGCGGGGAGGCGGACCGGCCCCGGTCATCCAGAACATGACCGAGATGGGCAACCTCGAAACGCTCTTCACCCTGGCTTACGACCGAGGCGGCATGGTGGTTGATCAGATTCGCAACCGCATGGGCGACGACGCTTTCTTCGAATTGCTGCGCCGAATCTATCGCCGCTACGCCTTTCGCATCCTGCGGTACGACGACTTTAAGAGGGAACTCGACGCCTTCGACCCCCTGGGGGACTGGCCAACGTTCCTGGAAGCCTGGCTGCGTTACGACGCCCAAACCGATTGGGGCATCGACGAGGTGACCCATCGTTCCGCCGAGGTGCCCGGAACCGGGACGGTTGTCGAAGTCGTCATTCATCAACACGGCTCGATTGCCGAACCGACCGTGGTGACCACCTGGGTCGGCCCCCACACGCTCACCGTGCCGATCCTGCCCGAGCGGGGTGATTACGCCGTTCCCGGCGCGGAGGTAAGGCGTCTGGACGGTCAACGCTGGCGGATCAGTCTGACCGCCCCCGGTCCCCCCGATCAGGTCGAGATCGACCCAGATCGCGTGCTGCTCGACGCCAACCCCGACAACAACGCCTGGAAGACCCTCTGGGTGGTCCGTTTGACTCCGGCGGTGACTCCGCTAGAAGGTTCCAATCTGTTCCTGCCTTATGATCGTCCCGCGCTGGTGGCCGGGCCCTTCGTGGATCAGTACGGACGTTTGGGGATCAAGGCCGAACTTCATCGCGCCCACCGGTATTCGCTGGGTGGCTTCACCGGGTTGCAACCAATCCAATCGCGGTTCGTTTCGGGAGCCGTTGGAGAATTGAACCTGCCCTTCGCGCCGGGATGGGCGCTGCGGGGATTTTATGAACAAGGGTTGTTCAACGGCTTTTGGTTCAACGGCGACGACATTCACGACGGCGGAGCGGTGACTCTACGGCGAACCTTGTTGGAGAAAAGCAGTCTGTTGCAAGATGATGTGGGCATTCTCGATTTCTATTACGGGTTCGGCAACGAGTTTTGGTTGGGCGATTCGAGTCGTCCGATCCGTTCCCGACTGGCGGCGCTGGGGGCGCGGTTGCGTTTCGACCTGCGGTTTCCCTACTGGGACCCGGAGTCGGGCGACCTGATCGAGGTTTCGGGCGAGTGGGGCGACCGGGCGTTAGGATCGAATCGGGATTACCGCCGGGTGGCGGGGGAGTGGGCCACAATCCACCGTCCTCCTGAGTCGTGGGGATCGTGGCATCGGACCCGCCTGGCGTTGAGGTTGGCGGGGGGCTACGCCTGGCCCGAGGATGTGTTCGCGTTTCGTCTGGGCGGGGGCGACCGTCACCGGGCGCTCAACCTTGACCAGGCCGAGGGCAACGCCTTTTGGCTGGGAACGGTCGAATGGCGGCTGCCGATCGGTCCCGATTGGGACGCCGACGCCTTCGACGGGGTGGCGACCCTGCAACGAACCAGCGCTGTGGTGTTTTACGACGTGGGGGGCGTCGCGTTCGGCGGCGGTTGGTCCCGCACCCTTCACGGGGTCGGGGCGGGACTACGGGCCGATGTGCGCCTGATGTCGTTCTTAGAGCGGGGTGTGCTCAGGCTCGACTTGGCCCAGCCGATCGGGATCGGCCAAGGTCCAGTCCTCTGGCTGGGCTTCAGTCAGGCGTTTTAG
- a CDS encoding TlpA family protein disulfide reductase, protein MSSAVNSDDPPGRTGRLILALVATVAVWFWVVRVFMPNIANPLADPKLANSGGLRQASFHWTARDLDGKEVPFSEFQGHPVFLNIWATWCPPCRAELPSINDLAARSELKEVVFLCVSVDDTRETVRQFVASTPLVPRVLWIDPTTELPPEFQTDGIPATFILDRSGSIVVSEVGAANWNAPEVASLLSTLIKRPDNAQATGDSSATSK, encoded by the coding sequence ATGTCTTCCGCCGTGAATTCGGACGACCCGCCGGGACGAACGGGCCGGTTGATCCTGGCGCTGGTGGCCACGGTCGCGGTGTGGTTCTGGGTGGTTCGGGTCTTCATGCCCAACATCGCCAATCCCTTGGCCGATCCCAAGTTGGCCAACTCGGGCGGGTTGCGTCAAGCCTCGTTCCACTGGACCGCCCGCGACCTCGACGGCAAGGAGGTGCCCTTCTCCGAGTTTCAGGGCCACCCGGTGTTCCTCAACATTTGGGCCACCTGGTGCCCGCCCTGTCGTGCTGAGTTGCCCTCGATCAACGACTTGGCAGCGCGTTCCGAACTCAAGGAGGTGGTTTTTCTCTGCGTTTCGGTCGATGACACGCGCGAGACGGTGCGCCAGTTCGTCGCCTCAACGCCTCTGGTTCCACGGGTTCTCTGGATCGATCCCACCACCGAGCTGCCGCCGGAGTTCCAGACCGACGGCATCCCGGCCACCTTCATTCTGGACCGCTCCGGCTCGATCGTCGTCTCCGAGGTCGGCGCGGCCAACTGGAACGCCCCCGAAGTGGCCAGTTTGTTGAGCACTCTGATCAAACGTCCAGACAATGCTCAGGCCACTGGCGACTCCTCCGCGACGAGCAAATGA
- a CDS encoding M14 family metallopeptidase — protein sequence MTTWVGRWRAVGRDVRVVGLMVLALALAGVSTIARGQEVAGGSAGLMSPEAKLGYRPGADGKLVEWSTVAEYVREVGERSRRVEVVELGRTTEDRPYLVAIVSNEATIANLDRAKEHQAKLHDPRKLADQDEAVRIVKESKPVVLITCTIHSSETASTFTAMELLHELATGDDPATREILDNTILLLVPSANPDGVDITARWYEKTKGKPWEGDGMPVLYHKYAGHDTNRDWFMLNLQETRLLTRMLYFEWLPTITYDIHQMGSTGARIFVPPFYEPQNPNIHPRVTQGIFLIGAHMAWSLASERKQGVLTNAMYDNWWNGGCRTVPQRHNMVGILTESASVKLATPIFLEKSQLKGATRGFPNHDLAVNFADPWPGGWWRLRDIVDYQLICARATLSLAARYRECFQGNLLEMSRDAIATGENEPPYGWVVTPDPADPARAARMVRILHDTGIDVLQAEDEFTLGGHTYSKGTYVLPASQPFRPHLKDMMERQVYPNRLRSDGTAEPPYDVAGWTLPLLMGVASAPLSEPLDPSWPLTKLTKFEAPQGRVEGLETAKVVLIPAREVEAVAALAALNQAGVEVRRRVVASADRPEASVGSWVVRAVSSAREVLEPLARERGLRVVGVAGDQADSLFERDTQPLRLGRIGLYKPWKPSMDEGWTRLVLETHGVSYTTLHDADIKGGNLNERFDVIVLPSVSAATIRDGWGLNETDPAYVGGLGREGQTHLRRFVNEGGRLVCLENSCEFAIAAFKPPIVEVLRSLKSSEFYGPGSIFRAQVPAKARESPFAFLLDAMPDDPTVYFSRSLAFALRPEGGDPRGNAAESLLDYALRDVLESGWLLGEEKIAGRSALMALRHGKGEVILFGFPPQFRGQTVGTFRLFFNALMLTRDQNQDRQTAKPPVSRS from the coding sequence ATGACGACCTGGGTGGGACGGTGGCGAGCGGTTGGCCGCGACGTGCGGGTGGTCGGTCTTATGGTTCTGGCTCTGGCGTTGGCCGGCGTTTCGACGATCGCGCGTGGCCAGGAGGTCGCGGGAGGCTCGGCGGGCCTGATGTCGCCCGAGGCCAAACTCGGATATCGCCCGGGAGCCGACGGCAAGCTGGTCGAATGGTCCACCGTGGCCGAGTACGTCCGCGAAGTGGGGGAGCGTTCCCGTCGGGTCGAGGTCGTCGAGTTGGGCCGCACCACCGAGGATCGCCCTTATCTGGTGGCGATTGTCTCCAACGAGGCGACCATTGCGAATCTCGACCGCGCTAAGGAGCATCAGGCCAAGCTGCACGATCCCCGCAAGCTCGCTGACCAGGACGAGGCCGTGCGGATCGTCAAGGAATCCAAGCCGGTCGTGTTGATCACCTGCACGATCCACTCCAGCGAAACCGCCTCGACCTTCACGGCGATGGAACTGTTGCACGAACTGGCCACCGGCGACGACCCGGCGACCCGCGAGATTCTCGACAACACGATCCTGCTGTTGGTGCCCTCGGCCAACCCCGACGGCGTGGACATCACCGCGCGCTGGTATGAGAAAACCAAGGGCAAGCCGTGGGAGGGCGACGGGATGCCGGTCCTCTACCACAAGTACGCCGGCCACGACACCAACCGCGACTGGTTTATGCTCAACCTTCAAGAAACCCGGTTGCTCACCCGGATGCTCTACTTCGAGTGGTTGCCCACCATCACCTACGACATTCATCAGATGGGTTCAACCGGAGCGCGGATATTCGTCCCTCCGTTCTACGAGCCGCAGAATCCCAACATTCATCCCCGGGTGACCCAAGGGATTTTTCTGATCGGTGCCCACATGGCCTGGTCGCTGGCCTCCGAGCGCAAGCAGGGGGTGCTGACTAACGCGATGTACGACAATTGGTGGAATGGCGGTTGCCGCACCGTGCCCCAGCGCCACAACATGGTCGGCATCCTCACCGAGTCGGCCAGCGTCAAGCTTGCCACGCCGATCTTCTTGGAGAAGTCGCAACTCAAGGGAGCCACACGCGGCTTCCCCAACCACGATCTGGCGGTCAACTTCGCCGATCCCTGGCCGGGAGGCTGGTGGCGGTTGCGGGACATCGTTGATTATCAACTCATTTGCGCCCGCGCCACGCTGTCGTTGGCCGCGCGTTACCGCGAGTGTTTCCAGGGCAACCTGTTGGAGATGAGCCGCGACGCGATCGCCACTGGCGAAAACGAACCCCCTTACGGCTGGGTCGTTACGCCCGACCCCGCCGACCCCGCCCGCGCGGCTCGGATGGTCAGGATCCTCCACGACACCGGCATTGACGTCCTCCAGGCCGAGGATGAGTTCACCCTAGGCGGGCACACCTACTCCAAGGGAACCTATGTGCTGCCAGCTTCCCAACCGTTTCGGCCCCACCTCAAAGATATGATGGAGCGTCAGGTCTACCCCAACCGTCTGCGCAGCGACGGCACCGCGGAACCCCCTTACGACGTGGCTGGGTGGACTTTGCCGCTGTTGATGGGAGTCGCCAGCGCCCCTTTGAGTGAACCGCTCGATCCCTCGTGGCCTCTCACCAAGCTGACCAAATTCGAGGCTCCCCAAGGTCGCGTCGAGGGGTTGGAAACGGCTAAGGTGGTTTTGATTCCGGCCCGCGAGGTCGAGGCGGTTGCAGCGCTAGCGGCTTTGAACCAGGCGGGCGTCGAAGTTCGCCGCCGGGTTGTGGCGTCCGCCGATCGCCCCGAGGCGTCGGTCGGTTCCTGGGTGGTCCGCGCGGTGTCCTCAGCGCGCGAGGTGTTAGAGCCTCTGGCCCGCGAGCGCGGCTTGAGGGTGGTAGGCGTCGCGGGCGACCAGGCCGACTCACTGTTCGAGCGGGACACCCAACCGCTCCGGCTGGGTCGGATTGGCTTGTACAAACCTTGGAAACCCAGCATGGACGAGGGTTGGACTCGTCTCGTTCTGGAAACGCATGGCGTTTCCTACACCACCTTACACGACGCCGATATCAAGGGGGGAAATCTGAACGAACGGTTCGACGTCATCGTGCTGCCCTCGGTGTCGGCCGCAACCATCCGCGACGGTTGGGGACTCAACGAGACCGATCCAGCTTATGTCGGCGGCCTGGGCCGCGAGGGACAAACCCACCTGCGACGGTTCGTCAATGAGGGAGGGCGGTTGGTCTGCTTGGAGAATTCCTGCGAGTTCGCCATTGCCGCCTTCAAGCCACCGATCGTCGAGGTATTGAGATCGCTTAAGTCGTCGGAGTTCTATGGACCCGGTTCGATCTTCCGCGCCCAGGTGCCCGCCAAGGCGCGGGAGTCGCCGTTTGCGTTTCTCTTGGACGCCATGCCCGATGATCCCACGGTCTATTTCTCCCGCTCACTGGCCTTCGCGCTTCGACCCGAGGGGGGCGACCCCAGGGGAAACGCCGCTGAATCCCTGCTTGACTACGCCTTGCGCGACGTTCTGGAAAGCGGTTGGTTGTTGGGCGAGGAGAAGATCGCGGGCCGCTCGGCCCTCATGGCGTTAAGGCATGGCAAGGGGGAGGTGATCCTGTTTGGCTTTCCGCCCCAGTTCCGGGGTCAGACCGTCGGCACCTTCCGCCTCTTCTTCAATGCGTTGATGCTCACGCGGGACCAGAACCAGGATCGGCAGACCGCCAAGCCTCCGGTCAGCCGCTCCTAA
- a CDS encoding pyruvate carboxylase: MTSASPSPMVSPIRKLMVANRGEIAVRVFRSAVELGIRTVAIHSYEDRFGIHRLKADEAYQIGKPGEPIRSYLRIDEIVALAREKQVDAIHPGYGFLSENAQFARACREAGIRFVGPTAEVLEALGDKVSARRIAQEAGVPVLGGAGRPVTPGVDAHELAKQLGYPVIVKASMGGGGRGMRVVETPDQLDHAIESAAREAGSAFGNPEVFLERYIQRARHIEVQLLGDCHGTLVHLHERDCSVQRRHQKIIEMAPALGLTPDLRRQIHQAALAIGHKVGYTNAGTVEFLLDVDTNTFYFIEVNPRIQVEHTVTEVVTGIDLVKAQILVAQGERLSHEEIGIDSQESIQVQGYAVQCRVTTEDPENGFAPDYGRITHYRSASGMGIRLDGGTATSGALVTPFYDSMLVKVIASGRRFADAVKRMDRALHEFRVRGVKTNIPFLLNVINHPTFQAGRCVTRFIDETPELFIFPTRRDRASKLLTYAAELAVNGFPGIERPAAGKPLPVEPQPPAYDHLAPLQPGSRDLLKQLGPVKFAAWAREQTPLLLTDTTFRDAHQSLLATRMRTRDMVRVARAYAALVPQLFSIEMWGGATFDTAMRFLKEDPWDRLAQLRELIPNILFQMLLRGANAVGYSSYPDNVVRAFVHESAQAGIDLFRVFDSLNWVPNMSVAIEAVLESGALCEAAICYTGDLLDPSRPKYNLRYYVEMARDLEKRGVHLIAVKDMAGLCKPLAAAKLVETLRQEVGVPIHFHTHDMGGIQGAAVLLAAQAGLDVADGAIASMSSMTSQPSLNAIVEALRFSPRESSLDPQALLALSRYWADVRGLYEPFEAGILAPSAEVYAYEMPGGQATNLLQQAKALGLGGRWSEIGAMYAAVNQLFGDIVKVTPSSKVVGDLALFLVANNLTTDDVLDPSRDLAFPASVVEMMEGRLGQPPGGFPEAVRSRILKGRPYLTERPSASLPPADLAAATEQAGRLLNRPATTRDALSFLLYDKVFVALAEHQHTYSDTSVLPTPMFFHGLEPGVETQVEIEPGKTLIFKLLTVGDPHEDGTRTVFFELNGQPREVRVLDRALGGAERRVVKADPADARQIGSPLPGLVVTLAVKEGDEVEAGQKLLAIEAMKMESTLNAERPGRVVKVHTHVGRQVETGELLLEIE, translated from the coding sequence ATGACCTCTGCCTCGCCGTCCCCGATGGTTTCGCCGATTCGCAAGCTCATGGTTGCCAACCGGGGCGAGATCGCGGTGCGGGTGTTTCGCTCGGCGGTCGAGTTGGGCATCCGAACCGTGGCGATCCATTCGTATGAGGATCGCTTTGGGATTCACCGTCTCAAAGCCGACGAAGCCTATCAGATCGGCAAACCAGGCGAACCTATTCGATCCTACTTGCGCATCGACGAGATCGTGGCTCTGGCCCGCGAGAAGCAAGTGGACGCGATTCATCCCGGCTACGGCTTTCTGTCGGAGAATGCCCAGTTTGCCCGAGCCTGCCGCGAGGCGGGCATCCGCTTCGTCGGGCCGACTGCCGAAGTCCTGGAGGCGTTGGGCGACAAGGTCTCGGCCCGCCGAATCGCCCAGGAGGCCGGAGTGCCGGTGCTGGGTGGCGCGGGTCGTCCAGTCACGCCCGGCGTGGACGCCCACGAGTTGGCTAAGCAACTCGGCTATCCCGTGATCGTCAAGGCGTCGATGGGCGGCGGCGGTCGCGGCATGAGAGTCGTTGAAACCCCCGACCAACTCGACCACGCGATCGAATCGGCCGCCCGCGAGGCGGGGTCGGCTTTCGGCAACCCCGAGGTCTTTCTAGAACGCTACATTCAACGCGCCCGCCACATCGAAGTCCAACTGCTGGGCGATTGCCACGGTACCCTGGTCCATCTCCACGAACGCGATTGCTCAGTCCAACGGCGGCACCAGAAAATCATCGAAATGGCCCCTGCCCTTGGTCTGACACCCGATCTTCGCCGCCAAATCCATCAGGCCGCGCTGGCCATCGGCCACAAAGTCGGCTACACCAACGCCGGAACAGTCGAATTTTTATTGGACGTGGATACAAACACATTCTACTTCATTGAGGTCAATCCTCGGATTCAAGTGGAACACACCGTGACCGAGGTGGTGACGGGGATTGATCTGGTCAAGGCGCAAATTCTGGTGGCCCAAGGGGAACGGTTGAGTCACGAGGAGATTGGGATTGATTCACAGGAGTCAATCCAGGTTCAAGGATACGCCGTGCAGTGTCGCGTGACCACCGAGGACCCGGAAAATGGCTTCGCGCCGGATTATGGCAGGATCACCCACTATCGTTCCGCCTCCGGTATGGGGATTCGGCTTGACGGCGGTACGGCCACCTCGGGGGCGCTAGTGACACCATTTTATGATTCGATGTTGGTGAAGGTGATCGCCTCGGGAAGGCGGTTTGCCGACGCGGTCAAGCGGATGGACCGCGCCTTGCACGAGTTCCGGGTGCGCGGGGTGAAGACCAACATCCCGTTTTTGCTCAACGTGATCAATCATCCCACTTTCCAAGCGGGGCGGTGCGTCACTCGGTTCATCGACGAGACGCCTGAATTGTTCATCTTTCCGACCCGTCGGGATCGGGCATCCAAGCTGCTGACCTACGCGGCCGAGTTGGCGGTCAACGGCTTTCCTGGCATCGAGCGTCCCGCGGCGGGCAAGCCGTTGCCGGTCGAGCCGCAACCACCAGCGTATGATCATCTCGCCCCACTTCAACCCGGCTCGCGCGACCTACTCAAGCAACTGGGACCGGTCAAGTTCGCTGCCTGGGCGCGGGAGCAGACCCCGCTGTTGTTGACCGACACCACCTTCCGCGACGCCCATCAGTCGTTGCTGGCCACCCGGATGCGGACCCGCGACATGGTGCGGGTGGCGCGGGCTTACGCCGCGCTGGTGCCGCAACTGTTTTCCATCGAGATGTGGGGGGGGGCCACCTTCGACACCGCCATGCGGTTCCTCAAGGAAGATCCCTGGGACCGCTTGGCCCAACTCCGCGAACTGATTCCCAACATCCTCTTTCAGATGTTGCTTCGCGGAGCCAACGCAGTCGGCTATTCGAGTTATCCCGATAATGTGGTGCGGGCCTTTGTTCATGAGTCGGCTCAAGCCGGGATCGACCTGTTCCGGGTCTTCGACTCGCTCAACTGGGTGCCCAACATGAGCGTCGCCATCGAGGCCGTGTTGGAGTCAGGGGCATTGTGCGAGGCAGCGATTTGCTACACCGGCGACCTTTTGGACCCCTCCCGACCCAAGTACAACCTGCGCTATTATGTCGAAATGGCCCGCGATTTGGAGAAGCGCGGGGTCCACCTCATCGCCGTCAAGGACATGGCCGGGTTGTGCAAGCCGCTGGCCGCGGCCAAGCTGGTCGAGACCCTGCGTCAGGAAGTCGGAGTGCCGATCCACTTCCACACCCACGACATGGGCGGCATTCAGGGAGCGGCGGTCCTGTTGGCAGCTCAGGCCGGGCTGGACGTGGCCGACGGCGCGATTGCCTCAATGTCGTCGATGACCTCGCAACCCAGTCTCAACGCGATCGTCGAGGCGTTGAGATTCTCGCCCCGCGAGTCCAGCTTGGATCCGCAGGCGCTTTTGGCCCTGTCGCGGTATTGGGCCGACGTCCGCGGGCTTTACGAGCCGTTCGAGGCAGGCATCCTCGCCCCCTCCGCCGAGGTGTACGCCTACGAGATGCCCGGCGGCCAGGCCACCAACCTGCTCCAGCAGGCCAAGGCGCTGGGGTTGGGTGGACGTTGGTCCGAGATCGGGGCGATGTACGCAGCGGTCAACCAACTCTTCGGCGACATTGTCAAGGTCACACCCAGTTCCAAGGTCGTCGGCGACCTCGCACTGTTCCTGGTGGCCAACAACCTCACAACCGACGACGTGCTAGACCCCTCGCGCGACCTGGCGTTCCCGGCCTCGGTGGTCGAGATGATGGAGGGACGTTTAGGCCAACCGCCCGGCGGTTTCCCCGAGGCAGTGCGTTCCCGGATCCTCAAAGGGAGACCGTACCTGACCGAACGTCCCTCGGCCAGCCTGCCCCCCGCCGACCTCGCCGCCGCCACCGAACAAGCCGGACGACTGCTCAACCGTCCCGCTACCACCCGTGACGCTCTGAGTTTCCTTCTGTATGATAAAGTGTTTGTCGCCTTGGCAGAACATCAACATACCTACTCGGATACCTCAGTGTTGCCTACGCCAATGTTCTTCCACGGTCTGGAGCCCGGGGTGGAAACCCAAGTGGAGATTGAGCCTGGCAAGACCCTGATTTTCAAGCTGTTGACCGTTGGCGACCCGCACGAGGACGGTACACGGACCGTCTTTTTCGAGCTCAACGGCCAACCGCGCGAGGTGCGTGTGCTGGATCGCGCCTTGGGCGGCGCGGAGCGACGGGTGGTGAAAGCCGACCCCGCCGATGCCCGCCAAATCGGCTCGCCGCTGCCCGGTCTGGTGGTGACCTTGGCCGTCAAGGAGGGGGACGAGGTGGAGGCCGGTCAGAAGCTTTTGGCCATCGAGGCGATGAAGATGGAATCGACCCTCAACGCCGAACGACCGGGCAGGGTGGTCAAGGTCCACACCCACGTCGGCCGTCAGGTCGAGACCGGCGAATTGCTTCTGGAAATCGAATGA